The Tessaracoccus aquimaris sequence CGCCCGCCATGATCGTGATGCTCTCCGACGGCACCAACACCGAGGGCCCAGCCCCTGCGGACGCCGCACGGGAGGCGAAGGGCCGCGAGATCCCAATCTTCACCATCGCCTACGGCACCGAGAACGGCTTCGTCGACGTCGACGGGCGTCGCGAGAACGTGGCCCCCGACACCGCGACGCTCAAGGCGATCGCCGACGCGAGCGGCGGGAAGTCGGTCGGCGCCGACAATTCGGCGGCGCTCAAGGACGCCTACAAGCAGATCGGGTCGGTCATCGGCTACGAGGACGTCAAGAAGCCCATCACCGCCACCTACGCGGCGGTCGCGCTCGGCTTCGCGATCGTCGCGGCGCTCGGCGCGGTGTTCATGGCGGCGAGGTGGCCACGATGACGCTGCTCGCCATGGAGTTCATCGCCCCGCAGCGGTTGTGGGCGTTGGCGATCATCCCCGTGATCGCGCTGCTGTACGTGTTCCTCGCGGGCAAGGGCGGCACCAAGAAGCGCCCCATGAGTTCGCGACTGCAACTGGTCGTCCCTAAGGACGCCGCCTGGAAGCGGCACGGAGCCGTGCTGCTCGCGCTGCTCAGCCTGGGGGCGCTGATCGTCGCCTGGGCGATCCCGAAGGACTACACGGACAAGCCTCGCGACCGCGCGACGGTCGTGGTCGCCATCGACGTGTCCTGGTCGATGGAGGCCGAGGACGTCAACCCCAGCAGGCTCAAGGCCGCGCAGGCCTCCGCCAAGGAGTTCGTGAACTCGCTGCCCGAACGCTTCAACGTGGCGCTGGTGACCTTCGCGGGAACGGCGGACATCGCCGTGCCTCCCACCGTCGACAGGGGAGCGGTCGATCGGGCGATCGGCGCGCTGGAGTTGGCACCGTCGACGGCCGTCGGCGAGGGCATCTACAAGAGCATCGACTCCCTGAAACTGGTGCCCCCGGATCCGAACGACCCTGAGGCCGTCGCACCGGCCGCGATCGTGCTGCTCTCCGACGGCGCCACCAACATCGGCCGCAGTTCGGCAGGCGCGGCGCAGAAGGCCAAGGACGACGGCGTGCCGATCTACACGATCGCCTACGGCACCGACGACGGCTACGTGGTGCAGGACGGGCAGCGGCAGCGGGTCTCGGTCGACCACTACGAGATGAGCGAGATCGCCCGAATCAGTGGCGGCAAGAAGTACTCGGCCGAGTCGAGCGGGCAGTTGACCGAGGTCTACGACGCGATCCGCGAGTCGGTCGGCACCGAGAAGGTCCCCGCGGAGATCACCGACCGCTACGCCGGCCTCGCCATCATCTTCGCGGTCCTCTCAGCGCTGGGCGTCATCTCGCTCGGGGCGCGCTGGCCGTGACCGTCACCCAGAACCTGGCCCGCGTCAGGGCCGACATCGACGACGCGTGCCTGAGCGCGGGCCGCGACCCGGGCGAGGTCAGGCTGCTGCCCGTCAGCAAGTACCACGACGCCGCGGCGATCCGTGAGGCCCACGCGGCCGGGTACGTGCTGTTCGGCGAGAACAAGGTGCAGGAACTGGTCGCCAAGGCCGACGAACTGGGCCCCGAGGGCATCGGTTTCGCCGTCATCGGGCACGTCCAGACCAACAAGGCCCGCGACGTGGCGAGGGTGGCGACGGAGGTCCAGTCGCTGGACTCGCTGCGGTTGGCGGAGGCTCTGCAGCGGCGCCTTGAAGCAGCCGACCGGAGGCTGCCGGTGTTGGTCCAGGTGAACACGTCGGGGGAGTCGGCCAAGTCGGGCATCAGGCCGGACGAGGCGGTCGAGGTCGCCCGGGCGCTGTCGTCGTTCGACCGGCTAGACGCCAGGGGGCTGATGACGATGGCGGTCAACAGCCCCGACGAGGGCGAGGTCGCCGCGTGCTTCCGCCTCTTGGTCGACGCTCAGGCCCGGATCCGCGACGCCGTCGGTGGCGGTTGGGACGAGTTGAGCATGGGGATGTCGGGCGACTTCCGGGTCGCCATCCGCGAGGGCTCGACGTGCGTGCGGATCGGCACCGCGATCTTCGGCCCCCGCCCGGCCGCCTGAGAATCGCTGGTTGAGCCGTGAAGGACGCGAAGCGCCGCTGGTTGAGCCATGAGGTGCGCGGAGCGGACCTCATCGGTCGAAACCTTCCCGCGGCCGAGGGGCAATGCAAGCTCCAGCACCGGGCGCCAGAGGGTTTCGACGCAGCGGCGGGCGACTTCGTCGCCGCGGCTGGCTCAACCAGCGGGGCCGCTGGTTGAGCCATGAAGGACGCGAAGCGGACTTCATCGGTCGAAACCTCCTCTGGCGGCGAGCCCACCCAGTCCCTGCACAGGGTGGCAGAGGGTTTCGACGCAGCGGCGGGCGACTTCGTCGCCGCGGCTGGCTCAACCAGCGGGGCCGCTGGTTGAGCCATGAAGGACGCGAAGCGGACTTCATCGGTCGAAACCTCGTGTGGCGGCGAGCCCACCTAGTCCCTGCACAGGGTGGCAGAGGGTTTCGACGCAGCGGCGGGCGACTTCGTCGCCGCGGCTGGCTCAACCAACGACTGCCGCGGCTGGCTCAACCAACGACTGCCGCGGCTGGCCGAACCAGCCGCGGCATCCACTCAGTTCCCGGTCTTCGGGGGCTTCGGGCGGTCCGGCTTCTGCGTCGGGGCGTCCTTGACCTTCAGTTCGATCATGCCGTGGCGCTTGTCGTCGGGGCCCTGAGCCCACACCACGTAGGTGCCGCGGTCGAAGTGCTTCGGGATCGTGAACGACACCGAGAAGTCGCCGTCGCTGTCGGCCTTGGTCGTCGCGACCCGGGTGCCAGGGTCGTCGGAGTTGGCGATGGCGAGGTAGATCTCGATCCGCTTCCCGGCCGGGAACATTCCGCCCTCGACCGAGTGCTTCGACCCTGGCGTCGATGCCTTGCTCGTGCCGCCGACCTTGATCCACGGATCGCCGCCGTCAGGCTCCTCGCCGGCCTCGACCTTCAACTGCACCGTCGGGTAGTGGCTCTCGGAGGTTCCCGTTGCGCACACCGCGAGGACGTCGGCGACGCCAGGCTTCATCTTGGGGACGTACATGGAGGCCTTCCACGTCCCGTCGGCGGCAGGCCGGACCTTGACCCGGGAGTCGCCCAAGAACACGTGAACGGTGTTGGCGGGGTCGCAGTCGGTGCCGGTGAGGGTGATCGTGTCGCCCACCTTCGCGCTGTCGCGGGACAGGTCGGGGGTGATGTCGGCGTGGGCCGCAGTGATGGTGCCAAGCGAGATGAGTCCGCCGAGGATGACGGTGGACAAGAGGGTCGTGCGCAACATGGTCTTCCCTTTCGCAGTCGGTGGGCACCCTTCGGGGTACCTCACTTGTAACTACGCAGGCCAGGGGGCGTTTGGTTGCGTCGAGTTCTCCGCGCTACAGGTTCTCGATCTCCAGGACGGGCACGTCGGGGCTCGCCGCCATGCCGAAGACCTGCTCCAGGAACGACACCTGCGCCTCCAGCGCGAGGCGCCTTGTTGCCATGGCGCGGAAGCCGTGACCCTCGCCCTCCAGCATCAGCAGCGCGACGGGTTGCCCTGCCGCTCGGACCGCGTCGGCCATCTGCACCGCCTGATTCGGCGGCACCACCTTGTCCTCGGTGCCCTGCAGGATCAGCATCGGCGTCGACAGTCGGTCGAGGTGGTTGATCGGGGAGCGCTCCTCGTACACGTCGCGACCGGAGGGCCACGGCGCGACCAGGCCCTCGGGGTAGCGCGACTCCGCCTTGTGGGTGTCGGTGACAAGCGTGGTGAGGTCCCCGATGCCGTAGCGGCTGATCCCGGCGGCGAACACGTCGGTCGAGACGAGCGCGTTGAGCGTGGTGTACCCGCCCGCGCTGCCGCCGGTGATCGCGACCCGCTCCGGATCGGCAAGGCCTGCGTCCGTGACGGCGCGGACCGCGGCGACGGTGTCGCTCACGTCGAGCAGGCCCCAGTTCCCGCGGAGGCGGTCGCGGTAGGCGCGACCGAAGCCCGTCGAGCCCGAGTAGTTGACGTCGAGGACCGCGAAGCCGCGCGAGACCCAGAACTGGATGGTGGCGTCGTAGCCGGAGGTCGCCATGCTGGTGGGGCCGCCGTGGGTCATCACGAGAAGCGGCGGCCGGTCGACCTCGGGGCGGTACAGCCAGGCCTGCACCGGGCCAGCCTCACCGTCGGCCCAGATGGACTCGGCGGCCGCGACGTCGGGTTCCTTCTTGGACGCGCCCGCGAGCGTCTCGACGGAGCCGTCGGGGTGGATCGCGACCAGGGACGAGGCCCGGTTGGCCCATTCGGCGACCACGCAGATCACGTCGCCTGCCACAGCCACGGATTCGATGTCCGTGGAGCCGGGAAGCGGCCACGCCACGTCACCGCCCTTGGAGGGCCAGACGGCGAGCGAGCCGATCCCGTTGGCGTAGCTCAGGGTCGCGATCCGGTCATCGCCGAAGGCGGCGGCGGTGGCGGGGTTCAGCACCCACAGCGGGCGGGAGCAGTCGCGCTCGACGGCCCACTCGGCGCCGCCGTCGATCCGCCAGTTCCAGAACCCGGAGCGGTCGTCGACGTAGGCGAGGCGGCCGGAGGGCAGCCACAGCGGGTAGCCCGCGGCGACCCCGTCGGCGGCGCTGACGGGGGAGGCGTCGGACGGGTCGGCGAGGGAGGCGACCCACACGGAGCAGGTGTCCCAACTCATGTTCGGGTGGTCCCACTGCTGCCAGGCCAGGCGACCGTCGCGCACCGCGACAGAGGCGTAGAAGTCCGCCCCCGTCACCAGCACCCGGCCGCCGTCGGCGTTGTCGCCGTCGACGGCGAGGGCGACAATCTCGGTTCGGGCCTCCGGTTCGGCGGAGTGGTCCTCGCGGACGGCCACCACGATCCCGTCGGGGAGGCTCAGCCGCAGGCCGCCGTAGACGTAGGAGGTGCCGGCTCGGGTGAGAGGCCGGGCGCCGTCGCGGTCGAGCAGCCACACCTGCCCGGTGCGGTCGTCGCAGTACGCGATGCTCAGCGCGTCGACGGTGTAGGCGCCGCCGCCGTACTCCATGGCTCGAGAGCGGACGTTCGCGTCAGGGGTCAGGTCGGTGACCTCTCCGCCCATCAGGCGTCGCACCGTCGTGCGGCCGTCCTCCGCGGCGATGGTCGCCAGCCAGTAGATGGCCTCGTCACTGGCCTGGACCTGTGAGACGGCGTCGGGGTAGTGCAGCACGGAGTCGATCGGCATGGGTTCACGCATGTCTGGCTGTATATCCGATCGGCGCCCGGTTGATCAAGCCCGTGGACAACGCCCGTTGCCAACTCAGTCAGGCTCATGCACAATGGGCAACACCACCTGGCGCAGCCAAATCGCAGGGGAAGGCAATTGGGCCCAACCAGGAGGTACAAGCGATGACTACTCGTTTCGAGACGAGTCACCCGACGCGAGGCATGATCTTCATCCACTCGGCGTCGGCGGCGCTGTGCCCTCATGTTGAGTGGGCCATCGGGACCGCACTCGGGTCCCGCGTCGACCTCGAATGGACAAACCAGCCGGCCCAGCCGGGCACCCAGCGCGCCGAATACTCCTGGACGGGCACCCCTGGCCAGGGAGCGGCGCTGTCGACGGCGCTCGCGCGGATCAGCCAGGTGCGCTTCGAGGTGACCGAGGAGCCGACGCCCGCCTCCGACGGTCAGCGCTACTGCTACACCCCGACGCTCGGCTCGTTCTCGGCGATCGTGGGCGTGCACGGCGACATCCTGGTGGCGGAGGACCGGCTCAAGCATGCCGTCGCCACCGACGCGCTGGGCGGCGAGCCGATCTTCAAGGCGCTCGAGCGGCTTCTCGGCGTGCCCTGGGACGACGAACTCGACGTGTTCCGCTATGCCTCCGAGGACGCCCCGGTGCGCTGGCTGCACCAGGTCGGCTGACCCGGCCCCCTAGACAGGCGCTCCTCCCTGGCGCCGAAACAACAACTCACCGCCACCTTTGATCCGGGTGGCGGTGAGTTTGCTTGTCTGGCTCAGGCGGTCACGTTCTGGTTGGTGACCGCGACCGCGACGTTGGAGCCGCCGAAGCCGAACGAGTTGTTGATGGCCGCGAGCTGACCGTCGGGCAGCGCGCGGGTCTGGTTGGCGGCGATGTCGATCGGGAGCCCCGGCTCGAGGTTCTCGATGTTGATCGTCGGCGGCACGACCCGGTCCTTCAGCGCCATCACGGTTGCGAACGTCTCGAGCGCACCCGCGCCGCCCAGGAGGTGCCCGGTCATCGACTTCGTGGAGGTCACCACGACCCCATCGACAGCGGACCCGAGAGCCGCGGCGATCGAGTTGGCCTCGGTCACGTCGCCCTGAGGGGTCGAGGTGCCGTGCGCGTTGACGTGGACGATGTCGCGGGCCTCGAGGCCCGCTGCGCGCATCGCCTTGATCATGGCCTGCGACTGGCCGCGGCCGCTCGGCTCGGGCTGCACGATGTCGTGGTTGTCGTTGCTGATCCCTGCGCCGACGAGGGTGCCGTAGATCTTCGCGCCGCGCGCCAGGGCGCTCTCCAGGGTCTCAAGGACCATGATCGCGGCGCCCTCACCGAGCACGAAGCCGTCACGGTCGACGTCCCACGGGCGGGATGCGTGCTCCGGGTCGTCGTTGCGGCGGCTGAGGGCCTGCATCTGGGCGAAGGCGTTGAGGGGGAGCGGATGCACGACGCCCTCGGTGCCGCCGACCACCGCAATGTCGCACCTGTCGAGCTGGATCTGGTCGTAGGCGAGCGAGATGGCCTCGTTGGAGGACGCGCACGCGCTGACCGGGGCGTGCACGGCGGCGGCAGCGCCGACCGTGAGGCCGAGGTTGGCGGCCGGGGCGTTGGCCATCAGCATCGGGATCGTCAGCGGGGAGACG is a genomic window containing:
- a CDS encoding VWA domain-containing protein, which translates into the protein MATMTLLAMEFIAPQRLWALAIIPVIALLYVFLAGKGGTKKRPMSSRLQLVVPKDAAWKRHGAVLLALLSLGALIVAWAIPKDYTDKPRDRATVVVAIDVSWSMEAEDVNPSRLKAAQASAKEFVNSLPERFNVALVTFAGTADIAVPPTVDRGAVDRAIGALELAPSTAVGEGIYKSIDSLKLVPPDPNDPEAVAPAAIVLLSDGATNIGRSSAGAAQKAKDDGVPIYTIAYGTDDGYVVQDGQRQRVSVDHYEMSEIARISGGKKYSAESSGQLTEVYDAIRESVGTEKVPAEITDRYAGLAIIFAVLSALGVISLGARWP
- a CDS encoding YggS family pyridoxal phosphate-dependent enzyme encodes the protein MTVTQNLARVRADIDDACLSAGRDPGEVRLLPVSKYHDAAAIREAHAAGYVLFGENKVQELVAKADELGPEGIGFAVIGHVQTNKARDVARVATEVQSLDSLRLAEALQRRLEAADRRLPVLVQVNTSGESAKSGIRPDEAVEVARALSSFDRLDARGLMTMAVNSPDEGEVAACFRLLVDAQARIRDAVGGGWDELSMGMSGDFRVAIREGSTCVRIGTAIFGPRPAA
- a CDS encoding alpha/beta hydrolase family protein, translated to MREPMPIDSVLHYPDAVSQVQASDEAIYWLATIAAEDGRTTVRRLMGGEVTDLTPDANVRSRAMEYGGGAYTVDALSIAYCDDRTGQVWLLDRDGARPLTRAGTSYVYGGLRLSLPDGIVVAVREDHSAEPEARTEIVALAVDGDNADGGRVLVTGADFYASVAVRDGRLAWQQWDHPNMSWDTCSVWVASLADPSDASPVSAADGVAAGYPLWLPSGRLAYVDDRSGFWNWRIDGGAEWAVERDCSRPLWVLNPATAAAFGDDRIATLSYANGIGSLAVWPSKGGDVAWPLPGSTDIESVAVAGDVICVVAEWANRASSLVAIHPDGSVETLAGASKKEPDVAAAESIWADGEAGPVQAWLYRPEVDRPPLLVMTHGGPTSMATSGYDATIQFWVSRGFAVLDVNYSGSTGFGRAYRDRLRGNWGLLDVSDTVAAVRAVTDAGLADPERVAITGGSAGGYTTLNALVSTDVFAAGISRYGIGDLTTLVTDTHKAESRYPEGLVAPWPSGRDVYEERSPINHLDRLSTPMLILQGTEDKVVPPNQAVQMADAVRAAGQPVALLMLEGEGHGFRAMATRRLALEAQVSFLEQVFGMAASPDVPVLEIENL
- a CDS encoding DUF3145 domain-containing protein; the encoded protein is MTTRFETSHPTRGMIFIHSASAALCPHVEWAIGTALGSRVDLEWTNQPAQPGTQRAEYSWTGTPGQGAALSTALARISQVRFEVTEEPTPASDGQRYCYTPTLGSFSAIVGVHGDILVAEDRLKHAVATDALGGEPIFKALERLLGVPWDDELDVFRYASEDAPVRWLHQVG
- a CDS encoding beta-ketoacyl-[acyl-carrier-protein] synthase family protein, translating into MTRTVVITGFGAFTPLGNDAPSTWEAMLAGRSGVHTLQQSWAADLPVTFAAETADPVERLDRVAARRLDRSSQLAMVAGLEAWADAGYGLGEDNPVDPDRLLVSVGTGIGGLHSLLGNWDTQKEKGLRRVSPLTIPMLMANAPAANLGLTVGAAAAVHAPVSACASSNEAISLAYDQIQLDRCDIAVVGGTEGVVHPLPLNAFAQMQALSRRNDDPEHASRPWDVDRDGFVLGEGAAIMVLETLESALARGAKIYGTLVGAGISNDNHDIVQPEPSGRGQSQAMIKAMRAAGLEARDIVHVNAHGTSTPQGDVTEANSIAAALGSAVDGVVVTSTKSMTGHLLGGAGALETFATVMALKDRVVPPTINIENLEPGLPIDIAANQTRALPDGQLAAINNSFGFGGSNVAVAVTNQNVTA